A genomic window from Caldicellulosiruptor kronotskyensis 2002 includes:
- a CDS encoding lysozyme, giving the protein MVLNSVLYNGVEYERQKGLLVGIGVSTAVNGSGSLRQENAKSGTDEDIAVVYSKGGGSGNEFYGKVVYTPPNTYFGYKIGGWTSIAGSGSMSLSISGSNATRNSGGLGSILGNGSGSLPSGCVTLYRSDISWNGYYTPKVASGGSITLKGNSEASRKESSSASITPGYSDSFVWGDRGYSGGISASVSPVRTGGCYTPKISGGASSTPKPSGSKTPTEVKKITSNMNAAIKRLEPSDAIVEFIKIYEYKGEYSKFAYSDKDGVWTIGYGHVLRGKELEEYVDLKTHKPKKAIIEEKAKEFLKNDIKAAADAINEFMEENKIQLSQNQFDALVSFTFNVGSAWTKNKSSETRNDIIKAVKSGIDSNLERKLRDDFLSWTKVQGEVWEGLQRRRYDEWEMFVKGDYKVIGVDAWRKIKKEISL; this is encoded by the coding sequence ATGGTACTGAATAGTGTGTTATATAATGGAGTAGAATATGAGAGGCAAAAGGGGTTATTAGTAGGGATTGGTGTGAGCACAGCAGTAAATGGGAGTGGGAGTTTGAGGCAAGAGAATGCGAAGAGTGGTACTGATGAAGATATAGCAGTTGTGTACAGTAAGGGTGGAGGCAGTGGGAATGAATTTTATGGTAAGGTAGTGTATACTCCACCGAATACCTATTTTGGGTACAAGATAGGTGGATGGACGAGCATAGCAGGAAGTGGTAGTATGAGTTTGAGTATTAGTGGGAGTAATGCAACAAGGAATAGTGGGGGATTAGGGAGTATATTAGGTAATGGGAGTGGGAGTTTGCCAAGTGGTTGTGTGACGTTATACAGGAGTGATATAAGTTGGAATGGGTATTATACACCGAAGGTGGCAAGTGGAGGTTCAATAACTTTAAAAGGTAATAGTGAGGCAAGCAGGAAAGAGAGTAGCAGTGCGAGTATAACACCGGGGTATTCAGACAGTTTTGTATGGGGTGATAGAGGTTATTCAGGTGGAATATCAGCAAGTGTATCGCCGGTGAGGACAGGTGGATGTTATACGCCTAAGATAAGCGGAGGAGCTTCTTCAACACCAAAGCCGTCAGGTTCTAAAACTCCAACTGAAGTGAAGAAAATAACTTCCAATATGAATGCAGCAATAAAAAGATTAGAACCAAGCGATGCCATAGTTGAATTTATTAAAATATATGAATACAAGGGAGAATATTCAAAATTTGCTTATAGTGACAAAGATGGTGTTTGGACTATCGGATACGGACATGTATTAAGAGGCAAAGAATTAGAAGAATATGTTGACCTTAAAACTCACAAACCTAAGAAAGCAATAATTGAAGAAAAAGCAAAAGAGTTTTTAAAAAATGATATCAAAGCTGCAGCCGACGCAATCAATGAGTTTATGGAAGAAAATAAAATTCAACTTTCACAAAATCAATTTGATGCTTTGGTTAGCTTTACTTTTAATGTTGGTTCGGCATGGACAAAAAATAAAAGTTCTGAAACTCGAAATGATATAATTAAAGCTGTTAAAAGCGGTATTGACTCTAATTTAGAAAGAAAGCTTAGAGACGATTTTCTTTCTTGGACAAAAGTTCAGGGAGAAGTTTGGGAAGGTTTGCAAAGGCGCAGATATGATGAATGGGAGATGTTTGTGAAGGGAGATTATAAGGTTATAGGCGTTGATGCTTGGAGAAAAATAAAAAAGGAAATAAGTCTCTAA
- a CDS encoding glycosyltransferase family 4 protein → MLKIGFNGKYKVLHFTNEIGGYIIGGIATFIEQLYKFHEADEGFVHIYDGDILDEIDIRRYSGDRDILAIDYREIGKLSRFEFDIGVIHFYGLDYIMDSGIFRDKKIVYVIHSVPTPEPYFLDNPFGGHIEVQRSFERLCEEADILVCVSNCEREKLIRLYRRYDSKTRVIYNGIDMTAGEIKRDIMGERKIFGFLGRLDYRKGLLECLKEFRDVEGKLMIACDNQDIAYMGEIISFIDGAKLWDKVEFIGWVSGKRKENFLKAIDALIVPSLYEPFGYVVLEAGRLGTPVISSCRGGIYEIVGEEYRYVFDPYERGELAECVKRFQRDSVDVVKKEVDKLAERVRMFNAERMAKEYRKLFNEISN, encoded by the coding sequence ATGCTAAAAATAGGTTTTAATGGCAAGTATAAGGTATTACATTTTACCAATGAGATAGGTGGTTATATTATAGGTGGGATTGCTACATTTATAGAACAGTTATATAAGTTTCACGAGGCAGATGAGGGGTTTGTACATATTTATGATGGAGACATATTGGATGAAATAGATATAAGAAGATATTCTGGAGATAGAGATATATTAGCTATTGATTATAGGGAGATAGGGAAGCTAAGTAGATTTGAGTTTGATATAGGAGTAATTCACTTTTACGGGTTAGATTACATAATGGATAGTGGGATATTTAGGGATAAAAAGATAGTATATGTAATACATTCTGTTCCAACTCCTGAGCCATATTTTTTAGACAATCCATTTGGGGGGCATATTGAGGTACAAAGGAGTTTTGAAAGGCTTTGCGAGGAGGCAGATATATTAGTGTGTGTGTCCAATTGTGAAAGAGAAAAGTTGATTAGATTGTATCGCCGATATGATAGCAAGACAAGGGTTATATACAATGGGATAGATATGACGGCAGGTGAAATTAAAAGAGATATAATGGGCGAGAGGAAGATTTTTGGTTTTTTAGGGAGATTAGATTACAGGAAGGGGTTATTAGAGTGTTTGAAGGAGTTTAGGGATGTGGAAGGCAAGTTGATGATAGCATGTGATAATCAGGACATAGCATATATGGGGGAGATAATAAGTTTTATAGATGGAGCGAAATTATGGGATAAGGTAGAATTTATAGGTTGGGTGAGTGGGAAGAGGAAGGAGAATTTTTTAAAGGCAATAGATGCATTAATAGTGCCATCGTTATATGAACCGTTTGGGTATGTAGTTTTAGAGGCAGGGAGATTAGGTACACCAGTGATTAGTAGTTGTAGGGGAGGGATATATGAGATAGTAGGAGAGGAGTACAGATATGTTTTTGATCCATATGAGAGAGGGGAGCTGGCCGAATGTGTTAAAAGATTTCAAAGAGATTCTGTAGATGTAGTGAAGAAAGAGGTAGATAAACTTGCCGAAAGGGTAAGGATGTTTAATGCAGAGAGGATGGCAAAAGAATACAGGAAATTGTTTAATGAAATATCAAATTAG